A genome region from Blautia coccoides includes the following:
- a CDS encoding DUF2304 domain-containing protein produces the protein MNIRTQIIVAVVVLAAFFYLIGKIRKNKLELKYALSWIIMGVLILLLDIFPGIIAKLAEICGIGIPINMIFFLGFCFLLALTFTLSVLVSGLSQKTKVLTQRIGILEEILRREGNSQTAAEEKELHKEKDVLENDKEC, from the coding sequence ATGAATATAAGAACACAAATTATAGTTGCGGTTGTTGTGCTGGCTGCGTTTTTTTATCTGATTGGAAAGATAAGAAAGAATAAGCTGGAATTAAAATATGCATTGTCCTGGATCATTATGGGAGTCCTGATTTTGCTGTTGGACATTTTTCCGGGGATTATTGCAAAATTGGCTGAAATCTGTGGGATTGGAATTCCTATTAATATGATTTTTTTTCTTGGGTTCTGTTTTTTACTGGCATTGACATTTACTTTGAGTGTACTGGTATCCGGTTTATCTCAAAAGACTAAGGTATTAACGCAGAGAATTGGTATATTGGAAGAAATCCTGCGCAGAGAAGGGAACAGTCAAACCGCCGCAGAAGAGAAAGAATTGCATAAAGAAAAGGATGTATTGGAAAATGATAAAGAGTGTTAG